In one window of Macadamia integrifolia cultivar HAES 741 chromosome 2, SCU_Mint_v3, whole genome shotgun sequence DNA:
- the LOC122069803 gene encoding uncharacterized protein LOC122069803, whose protein sequence is MTMAPGFRPAQTQYRIKLRHRGGIAVTPKNQLIIKLPDSRALKVTARSMLLALAIITSSWLGSLVIWDPSLSYSPVTYEVRVHGESLLPVLLRDLTREGLFKSSDKALFVSRYGDGNDVIAHGSQILNPHEIVSESDADRQSSIPDGTFDFVFASGFLAGDFIDRSLKIGGIVAIQLSNDASNAFHKPSNYKIVYLRQFESTVLAMKKTGPAEMKAPTKSCLCGFSSEAKRAALNGLEDVLLEPPQDSSLKKSNKYLKRTKFLPNLMGDSLEDYSRRLFIDVGLPDKNGNGGSTWFAKNYPTRNRDFEMFKIETVNENEEVLDEEVPQISMSDWLNENLRIEDYVVMKAEAEVVEEMMKSKAICLVDELFLECDHQGLGGRKSKSKRAYWECLALYGKLRDEGVAVHQWWG, encoded by the coding sequence ATGACCATGGCTCCAGGATTTCGACCTGCACAGACCCAGTATAGGATAAAGCTCCGGCACAGAGGTGGGATCGCTGTGACTCCTAAGAATCAGCTCATAATTAAGCTACCCGATTCAAGGGCTCTGAAGGTTACTGCCCGATCGATGCTTCTGGCATTGGCCATTATTACTTCTTCCTGGCTTGGATCACTTGTCATTTGGGATCCTTCCTTATCTTATAGTCCTGTAACCTATGAGGTCCGTGTTCATGGTGAATCATTGTTGCCTGTGCTCCTTCGTGACTTAACCCGCGAGGGTCTCTTCAAATCGAGCGACAAAGCCCTCTTCGTGAGCCGATATGGCGATGGCAACGATGTGATAGCTCATGGTTCCCAAATCTTGAACCCACATGAAATCGTCTCTGAATCCGATGCCGATCGACAGAGTTCGATCCCAGATGGCACATTTGATTTCGTCTTCGCGTCTGGCTTCCTTGCCGGCGATTTCATCGATCGAAGCCTCAAGATCGGCGGAATTGTCGCCATTCAATTGAGCAATGACGCCTCGAATGCCTTCCACAAACCATCGAATTACAAAATTGTGTATCTCAGGCAATTCGAATCCACGGTTTTGGCGATGAAGAAGACTGGCCCTGCTGAGATGAAAGCACCGACGAAGAGCTGTCTCTGCGGATTTTCATCGGAAGCCAAGAGGGCAGCATTGAATGGCCTAGAGGATGTGCTGCTTGAACCTCCACAAGATTCTTCATTGAAGAAGAGTAACAAGTACTTGAAAAGGACCAAATTCCTCCCTAACCTAATGGGTGATTCTTTAGAAGACTACTCTCGTCGCCTATTCATCGATGTTGGCTTACCAGACAAGAACGGCAATGGCGGATCGACATGGTTTGCAAAGAACTACCCAACAAGGAACAGAGATTTTGAGATGTTTAAGATAGAGACTGTGAATGAGAACGAAGAGGTATTGGATGAGGAGGTGCCACAGATAAGCATGTCGGACTGGTTGAACGAGAATCTGAGGATAGAGGACTACGTGGTGATGAAGGCAGAAGCAGAGGTAGTGGAGGAGATGATGAAGAGCAAAGCTATCTGTTTGGTGGATGAGCTGTTTCTAGAGTGTGACCACCAGGGCTTGGGAGGGAGGAAGAGCAAGAGCAAGCGGGCTTATTGGGAGTGCTTGGCTCTTTATGGGAAGTTGAGGGATGAAGGAGTTGCAGTGCATCAATGGTGGGGATGA
- the LOC122064541 gene encoding uncharacterized protein LOC122064541 — translation MAPGFRPAQTQYRIKLRHRGGITVTPKNQLIIKLPDSRALKVTARSMLLALAIITSSWLGSLVIWDPSLSYSPVTYEVRVHGESLLPVLLRDLTREGLFKSSDKALFVSRYGDGNDVIAHGSQILNPHEIVSESDADRQSSIPDGTFDFVFASGFLAGDFIDRSLKIGGIVAIQLSNDASNAFHKPSNYKIVYLRQFESTVLAMKKTGPAEMKAPTKSCLCGFSSEAKRAALNGLEDVLLEPPQDSSLKKSNKYLKRTKFLPNLMGDSLEDYPRRLFIDVGLPDKNGNGGSTWFAKNYPTRNRDFEMFKIETVNENEEVLNEEVPQISMSDWLNENLRIEDYVVMKAEAEVVEEMMKSKAICLVDELFLECDHQGLGGRKSKSKRAYWECLALYGKLRDEGVAVHQWWG, via the coding sequence ATGGCTCCAGGATTTCGACCTGCACAGACCCAGTATAGGATAAAGCTCCGGCACAGAGGTGGGATCACTGTGACTCCTAAGAATCAGCTCATAATTAAGCTACCCGATTCAAGGGCTCTGAAGGTTACTGCCCGATCGATGCTTCTGGCATTGGCCATTATTACTTCTTCCTGGCTTGGATCACTTGTCATTTGGGATCCTTCCTTATCTTATAGTCCTGTAACCTATGAGGTCCGTGTTCATGGTGAATCATTGTTGCCTGTGCTCCTTCGTGACTTAACCCGCGAGGGTCTCTTCAAATCGAGCGACAAAGCCCTCTTCGTGAGCCGATATGGCGATGGCAACGATGTGATAGCTCATGGTTCCCAAATCTTGAACCCACATGAAATCGTCTCTGAATCCGATGCCGATCGACAGAGTTCGATCCCAGATGGCACATTTGATTTCGTCTTCGCGTCTGGCTTCCTTGCCGGCGACTTCATCGATCGAAGCCTCAAGATCGGCGGAATTGTCGCCATTCAATTGAGCAATGACGCCTCGAATGCCTTCCACAAACCATCGAATTACAAAATTGTGTATCTCCGGCAATTCGAATCCACGGTTTTGGCGATGAAGAAGACTGGCCCTGCTGAGATGAAAGCACCGACGAAGAGTTGTCTCTGCGGATTTTCATCGGAAGCCAAGAGGGCAGCATTGAATGGCCTAGAGGATGTGCTGCTTGAACCTCCACAAGATTCTTCATTGAAGAAGAGTAACAAGTACTTGAAAAGGACCAAATTCCTCCCTAACCTAATGGGTGATTCTTTAGAAGACTACCCTCGTCGCCTATTCATCGATGTTGGCTTACCAGACAAGAACGGCAATGGCGGATCGACATGGTTTGCAAAGAACTACCCAACAAGGAACAGAGATTTTGAGATGTTTAAGATAGAGACTGTGAATGAGAACGAAGAGGTATTGAATGAGGAGGTGCCACAGATAAGCATGTCGGACTGGTTGAACGAGAATCTGAGGATAGAGGACTACGTGGTGATGAAGGCAGAAGCAGAGGTAGTGGAGGAGATGATGAAGAGCAAAGCTATCTGTTTGGTGGATGAGCTGTTTCTAGAGTGTGACCACCAGGGCTTGGGAGGGAGGAAGAGCAAGAGCAAGAGGGCTTATTGGGAGTGCTTGGCTCTCTATGGGAAGTTGAGGGATGAAGGAGTTGCAGTGCATCAATGGTGGGGTTGA
- the LOC122069810 gene encoding fasciclin-like arabinogalactan protein 7, which yields MAVNMIFMVISLLVMLSSPFTNAQPVVSQASSPTPAPVPAPAPAPAPAPDYVNLAYLLSVAGPFHTFLNLLQSTKVIKTFQDQANNTEQGITIFVPTDSAFSSLKKPSLSNLTQDEKKSLVLFHGLSQFYTLSDFNSLSQSSPVTTMAGGEYTLNFTDASGTVHLSSGWTNTKVSSSVHSTTPVSLFQVDRVLLPEAIFGQAPPPAPAPAPSPEIAPTADTPPSRSSQGISPPSPASSSHRIITWGALLYLALGISGGLILFF from the coding sequence aTGGCAGTGAACATGATTTTCATGGTTATCAGTTTACTAGTCATGTTGAGTTCTCCATTTACAAATGCACAGCCTGTTGTATCTCAGGCATCCAGCCCAACTCCGGCACCGgtaccagcaccagcaccagcaccagcaccagcaccggATTACGTCAACCTCGCCTATCTATTGTCTGTAGCTGGACCATTCCACACCTTCCTCAACTTACTTCAATCAACAAAAGTGATCAAAACATTCCAAGACCAAGCCAACAATACTGAACAGGGTATAACCATTTTTGTTCCTACAGACAGTGCCTTCTCATCTCTTAAAAAGCCTTCCCTCTCAAATCTCACTCAAGATGAGAAAAAGTCACTTGTCCTCTTCCATGGCTTGTCCCAATTTTACACTCTATCTGATTTCAATAGCCTGAGCCAATCAAGCCCTGTAACAACAATGGCAGGTGGGGAGTACACTTTGAATTTCACAGATGCCTCAGGAACTGTTCACCTTAGCTCAGGATGGACCAACACCAAGGTGAGCAGCAGTGTACATTCTACAACCCCTGTTTCATTGTTTCAGGTTGATAGGGTCCTCCTTCCTGAAGCAATCTTTGGTCAAGCTCCTCCTCCAGCCCCAGCTCCGGCACCATCTCCTGAGATTGCTCCAACTGCTGATACTCCTCCAAGCCGAAGCTCCCAGGGGATTTCTCCACCTTCACCTGCCTCTTCTTCTCACAGGATCATCACCTGGGGTGCCTTGCTTTACTTGGCTTTGGGAATTTCAGGTGGATTGATCTTATTCTTTTAA